One Halalkalicoccus sp. NIPERK01 DNA window includes the following coding sequences:
- a CDS encoding DUF5812 family protein, with protein MDETAGTFLVTHADDAAAILRDVETGQVHTLASNPGLEEGEAIEGELAPEPPVEATWELREIDGRRTLSVEESEEPPTSQEREIAAAQGMGEVTRRERAGIGEIHVLTVPPERTDEAVAEIRADEETLARAARYGVERVEIRAEEGIVSVRYLP; from the coding sequence ATGGACGAGACCGCCGGAACGTTTCTCGTGACCCACGCCGACGACGCCGCCGCGATCCTCCGGGACGTCGAGACGGGGCAGGTCCACACCCTCGCTTCGAACCCCGGCCTCGAGGAGGGCGAGGCCATAGAGGGCGAACTCGCGCCCGAACCCCCGGTCGAGGCGACGTGGGAACTCCGCGAGATCGACGGGCGCCGGACGCTGTCGGTCGAGGAGAGCGAGGAGCCGCCCACGAGCCAGGAACGCGAGATCGCCGCCGCACAGGGGATGGGGGAGGTCACCCGGCGCGAGCGGGCGGGCATCGGCGAGATCCACGTGCTGACGGTGCCGCCCGAGCGGACCGACGAGGCGGTCGCCGAGATCCGCGCGGACGAGGAGACGCTCGCGCGGGCGGCGCGCTACGGCGTCGAGCGGGTGGAGATCCGCGCCGAGGAGGGGATCGTGAGCGTTCGCTATCTGCCCTAG
- a CDS encoding glucose-6-phosphate isomerase, whose product MEIDIGNALESVATPGVSREALERLDERVAAAHDRIEAGIDEREHGYAALALPETADPDAIRAAVDPIDCDTLLVVGIGGSALGAATLADALDVDIDVHTLDNVDPEHTARLLDSLDLSRTALHVVSRSGTTAETLANFLVAREAMDSAGVDWTKRTLVTTGEEGNLRDLAERHDLPVLDVPAGVPGRFSVLSTVALPVAALGGGDVEGLLAGAGAEAETLSGSLFETPAYAYGATTYALAGRGWTVNAMMPYAESLETFAEWFAQLWAESLGKDGVGQLPARALGATDQHSQLQLYRAGPRNAMVTLARPRERTDLTIPETELEGLAYLGGASLGELLDAEFEATEASLAAAGRPSIRIEIERVDAHELGGLLYVLEAACIVAGELFSVPTFEQPAVEWGKRAARGLLGGGEFEEARAVEEKTRLVID is encoded by the coding sequence ATGGAAATCGACATCGGCAACGCCCTGGAGTCGGTCGCCACGCCCGGCGTCTCGCGCGAGGCCCTCGAACGGCTCGACGAGCGGGTCGCCGCGGCCCACGACCGGATCGAGGCGGGGATCGACGAGCGCGAGCACGGGTACGCCGCCCTCGCGCTCCCCGAGACCGCCGACCCCGACGCGATCCGCGCGGCGGTCGACCCGATCGACTGCGACACCCTGCTGGTCGTCGGGATCGGCGGCAGCGCGCTGGGCGCGGCGACGCTCGCCGACGCCCTCGACGTCGACATCGACGTCCACACGCTCGACAACGTCGACCCCGAGCACACCGCGAGGCTGCTGGACTCGCTCGACCTCTCGCGGACGGCACTGCACGTCGTCTCGCGGTCGGGAACCACGGCGGAGACGCTCGCGAACTTCCTCGTCGCCCGCGAGGCGATGGATTCTGCGGGAGTGGACTGGACCAAGCGCACCCTCGTCACGACGGGCGAGGAGGGCAACCTCAGGGATCTCGCCGAACGCCACGACCTTCCCGTCCTCGACGTTCCCGCGGGGGTTCCGGGCCGGTTCTCCGTACTCTCGACGGTGGCGCTGCCGGTCGCGGCGCTCGGCGGCGGCGACGTCGAAGGACTGCTCGCGGGGGCGGGCGCGGAGGCAGAAACGCTCTCGGGATCGCTGTTCGAGACCCCCGCGTACGCCTACGGCGCGACGACCTACGCGCTGGCCGGCCGTGGGTGGACGGTCAACGCGATGATGCCCTACGCCGAATCCCTCGAGACCTTCGCCGAGTGGTTCGCCCAGCTGTGGGCCGAGAGCCTCGGCAAGGACGGCGTCGGCCAGCTCCCGGCGCGCGCGCTCGGCGCGACCGATCAGCACTCACAGCTCCAGCTGTATCGGGCGGGCCCCCGCAACGCGATGGTGACGCTCGCCCGCCCGCGCGAGCGGACCGACCTGACGATCCCCGAGACGGAGTTGGAGGGGTTGGCGTACCTCGGCGGTGCGTCGCTCGGGGAGCTACTCGACGCCGAGTTCGAGGCGACCGAGGCGAGTCTGGCGGCGGCGGGTCGGCCCTCGATTCGGATCGAGATCGAGCGCGTCGATGCCCACGAACTCGGGGGCCTCCTCTATGTCCTGGAGGCGGCCTGCATCGTCGCGGGCGAACTGTTCTCGGTGCCGACCTTCGAACAGCCCGCAGTCGAGTGGGGCAAACGCGCCGCCCGCGGCCTGCTCGGCGGCGGGGAGTTCGAGGAGGCGCGCGCGGTCGAGGAGAAGACCCGCCTCGTGATCGACTGA
- a CDS encoding CopG family transcriptional regulator → MTQRYSLVCDDQLAARVDAIAQEYGLTETEVLHQLVTIGLERRETVAR, encoded by the coding sequence ATGACCCAGCGGTACAGCCTCGTGTGCGACGACCAACTCGCGGCGAGGGTCGACGCCATCGCACAGGAGTACGGCCTGACCGAGACGGAAGTCCTCCACCAACTCGTCACGATCGGACTCGAACGACGCGAGACGGTCGCGCGCTAG
- the secF gene encoding protein translocase subunit SecF, with amino-acid sequence MLDATVPVVEYSRYSNRQLAAVPLALLALSLLVIAGMWVTTGTPVDPGIDFTGGTELQIQTDAPQGEIETAFETEPESVQSIATGDGEYIVTFQSTDTGAIEQQATEAGFTVISISSTSASFGAETQFQAVVGVAIAFAGMSALVALMFRTFVPSIAVVLSAFSDIVIPVALMNLFGIQLSLGTVAALLMLIGYSVDSDLLLNNHVLRRRGDFYESTHRAMRTGVTMTVTSILAMLVMTSVATLFAIPLLPAIGLVLVFGLLADLMNTYLLNVSLLRWYKYEGVAR; translated from the coding sequence ATGCTCGATGCGACGGTGCCGGTGGTCGAATACTCCCGGTACTCGAACCGCCAACTGGCGGCGGTCCCCCTCGCTCTTCTCGCGCTCTCGCTTCTCGTCATCGCGGGCATGTGGGTGACGACGGGGACGCCGGTCGACCCCGGCATCGACTTCACCGGCGGCACCGAACTCCAGATCCAGACCGACGCCCCACAGGGGGAGATCGAGACCGCCTTCGAGACCGAACCCGAGTCGGTCCAGTCGATCGCCACGGGCGACGGCGAGTACATCGTCACGTTCCAGTCGACCGACACCGGGGCGATAGAACAACAGGCCACGGAGGCCGGCTTCACCGTCATCTCGATATCCAGCACCTCGGCGTCGTTCGGCGCCGAAACCCAGTTTCAGGCGGTCGTCGGCGTCGCCATCGCGTTCGCCGGGATGAGCGCGCTGGTCGCGCTGATGTTCCGGACGTTCGTGCCCTCGATCGCGGTCGTCCTCTCGGCGTTCAGCGACATCGTCATCCCGGTGGCGCTGATGAACCTCTTCGGGATTCAACTCTCGCTGGGAACGGTCGCCGCGCTGTTGATGCTGATCGGCTACAGCGTCGACTCGGATCTCCTGCTGAACAACCACGTCCTGCGCCGTCGCGGCGACTTCTACGAGAGCACCCACCGGGCGATGCGCACCGGGGTGACGATGACGGTCACGTCGATCCTCGCGATGCTCGTGATGACGAGCGTCGCGACGCTCTTTGCGATCCCGCTGCTCCCGGCGATCGGCCTCGTCCTCGTCTTCGGCCTGCTGGCCGACCTGATGAACACCTACCTGCTCAACGTGAGCCTGCTTCGCTGGTACAAGTACGAGGGGGTCGCCCGATGA
- a CDS encoding preprotein translocase subunit SecD, whose protein sequence is MSTLGLVRKHWRITLLVVLVAVSAVVLFAPQFAPGDGEGGEQVAETGPTNLQFGLELSGGTRIRAPLAGLTAEGLDVDPGQEADIESAIAEELGISGRDVNVYPGESEDDGRIEVTTDTVSEEEFLAALRAAGYDEVDEGDVRQGVTEETVDDAVEVLEDKIRESPFATGDVQKSTSSTGEHFVVVEVPGQDRETVIDLIEDRGFVEVYAHHPTDDGYTNTTAIQPDDIQSIGQPADEPPYGPHVSITLSENGAEDFSQVMQETGFTQEGVEACRWEQNPDDPGYCLLTVVDGEVVYSASLGESLAASMESGAYLNDRSFVMSGESIDDVRTLRVNLLAGTTPAPLDIEAGTQYYLEPSLADDFKLYSLVTGLISVVAVSGVVAIRYGRPRIAGPMILTAAAEVFLLLGFAAAVGYPLDLAAIAGFIAVVGTGVDDLIIIADEILQEGDVSTGRVFESRFRKAFWVIGAAAATTIIAMSPLAFMSLGDLTGFALFTIVGVLIGVLVTRPAYGDVLRILLTIDR, encoded by the coding sequence ATGAGCACGCTCGGCCTCGTCCGGAAGCACTGGCGGATCACCCTGCTGGTCGTGCTCGTGGCGGTCAGCGCGGTGGTTCTGTTCGCCCCCCAGTTCGCCCCCGGCGACGGCGAAGGCGGCGAACAGGTCGCCGAGACCGGCCCGACGAACCTCCAGTTCGGCCTCGAACTCTCGGGCGGGACGCGGATCCGCGCGCCGCTGGCCGGCCTCACCGCCGAGGGTCTCGACGTCGACCCCGGTCAGGAGGCCGACATCGAGTCGGCGATCGCGGAGGAACTGGGCATCAGCGGGCGCGACGTGAACGTCTACCCCGGCGAGTCCGAGGACGATGGACGGATCGAGGTCACGACCGACACCGTGAGCGAGGAGGAGTTCCTCGCCGCCTTGCGGGCGGCCGGCTACGACGAGGTCGACGAGGGCGACGTCCGGCAGGGCGTGACCGAGGAGACCGTCGACGACGCCGTCGAGGTCCTCGAGGACAAGATCCGCGAATCGCCCTTCGCGACGGGCGACGTCCAGAAGTCGACCTCCTCGACCGGCGAGCATTTCGTGGTCGTCGAGGTGCCCGGCCAGGACAGGGAGACGGTGATCGACCTGATCGAGGACCGCGGGTTCGTCGAGGTCTACGCCCACCACCCGACCGACGACGGCTACACCAACACCACCGCGATCCAACCGGACGACATCCAGTCGATCGGCCAGCCCGCGGACGAACCGCCCTACGGCCCCCACGTGTCGATCACGCTCAGCGAGAACGGTGCCGAGGACTTCTCGCAGGTGATGCAGGAGACGGGCTTCACCCAGGAGGGCGTCGAGGCCTGCCGGTGGGAGCAGAACCCCGACGACCCGGGCTACTGCCTGCTGACCGTCGTCGACGGCGAGGTGGTCTACTCGGCGAGCCTCGGCGAGAGCCTCGCGGCGAGCATGGAGTCGGGCGCGTACCTCAACGATCGATCGTTCGTCATGAGCGGCGAGTCGATCGACGACGTGCGCACCCTCCGGGTGAACCTGCTGGCGGGGACGACGCCCGCGCCGCTCGACATCGAGGCGGGCACGCAGTACTACCTCGAACCCAGCCTCGCCGACGACTTCAAGCTCTACTCGCTCGTGACGGGTCTGATCTCCGTGGTGGCCGTCTCGGGGGTCGTCGCGATCCGCTACGGCCGCCCCCGGATCGCCGGCCCGATGATCCTGACCGCCGCGGCCGAGGTCTTTTTACTTCTGGGCTTCGCCGCCGCCGTCGGCTATCCGCTCGATCTCGCGGCGATCGCGGGCTTCATCGCCGTCGTCGGCACCGGCGTGGACGACCTGATCATCATCGCCGACGAGATCCTCCAGGAGGGGGACGTCTCGACGGGCCGGGTGTTCGAGTCCCGCTTCAGGAAGGCGTTCTGGGTGATCGGCGCGGCCGCGGCGACGACGATCATCGCCATGTCGCCGCTGGCGTTCATGAGCCTCGGCGACCTGACCGGGTTCGCGCTGTTCACCATCGTCGGCGTGCTGATCGGCGTGCTCGTCACCCGGCCGGCCTACGGCGACGTCCTCCGGATCCTGCTGACGATCGACCGCTGA